A window of the Cicer arietinum cultivar CDC Frontier isolate Library 1 chromosome 6, Cicar.CDCFrontier_v2.0, whole genome shotgun sequence genome harbors these coding sequences:
- the LOC101500556 gene encoding diacylglycerol kinase 2, whose protein sequence is MSFEMLDLGISILRLLTSSDASIASIFGWLITGSFGLVAVMYAVLKWQRRSSLNWIKDAAREKKKVWKKFKVPLSEHLWVEDFTYGEQPSTCCFCLTSLRPSQNLGATASPRTPLHRCSVCGVAAHFLCSPYAAKDCKCVAQAGFSHIRHHWSERWINVDENHEMSAFCFYCDEPCGVPFVKSSPTWHCRWCQRLIHVKCHNKLTKDSGDFCDLGSLRPIILSPLCVKEVDEDQKRGKLSSIITSSVRGQIRKRRNHSKNGGACHANGKSRGSNIADATLLEYVLNGLHRNKYNDGKFFDPTNNGRVLGNGLTVTPSQSKKYTLVDLANDARPLLVFINTRSGGQLGPSLHRRLNMLLNPVQVFVLSASQGPEVGLELFKSVPYFRVLVCGGDGTVAWVLDAIEKHNFESPPPVAIIPLGTGNDLSRVLNWGRGFSALDGQGGLTMLLHDISNAAVTMLDRWEVKLAEENSEGKLQIVKTKSMMNYLGIGCDAKVAYEFHVTREINPEKFSSQFFNKLRYAKEGARDIMDRTCADLPWQVWLEVDGRDIEIPKDSEGLIVLNIGSYMGGVDLWQNEYEHDDDDFSLQSMHDKMLEVVCVCGAWHLGKLQVGLSQARRLAQGKVIKIHSSSPFPVQIDGEPFILQPGYIELTHRGQVFMLRRTSEDEPKGQAAAIMTEVLLEAECKGIINTSQRKVLLKDIAIHLS, encoded by the exons ATGAGTTTCGAAATGCTAGATCTGGGAATTTCAATTTTGAGGTTACTCACGAGTTCCGATGCTTCAATTGCATCTATTTTTGGATGGCTGATCACTGGATCATTTGGACTTGTGGCTGTCATGTACGCTGTTCTCAAGTGGCAGCGAAGATCATCTTTGAATTGGATTAAAGATGCGGCCAGGGAAAAGAAGAAAGTCTGGAAAAAGTTTAAAGTACCTCTATCGGAACATTTGTGGGTTGAAGATTTTACGTATGGGGAACAGCCATCAACTTGTTGTTTCTGCTTGACTTCCCTACGGCCTTCTCAAAATTTAGGTGCAACAGCTTCACCACGTACTCCTCTCCATCGTTGCTCAGTTTGTGGTGTCGCAGCTCATTTCCTTTGTTCTCCGTATGCTGCAAAGGATTGCAAATGTGTGGCTCAGGCTGGTTTTAGTCATATTAGACACCACTGGTCAGAAAGATGGATTAACGTGGATGAAAATCATGAGATGTCTGCCTTCTGCTTTTATTGTGACGAACCGTGTGGTGTCCCATTTGTCAAATCCTCTCCTACATGGCATTGCCGTTGGTGTCAACGCCTCATTCATGTGAAATGTCATAACAAATTGACCAAAGACTCTGGTGATTTTTGTGATTTGGGTTCTTTGAGACCAATCATTCTCTCTCCTCTCTGTGTCAAAGAAGTTGATGAAGATCAAAAGAGAGGAAAACTAAGTTCTATTATAACCTCTTCCGTTCGCGGTCAGATTAGAAAGCGGCGCAACCATAGTAAAAATGGAGGTGCTTGTCATGCTAATGGTAAGTCACGAGGTTCCAACATTGCTGATGCTACATTATTAGAATATGTGTTGAATGGTCTCCACCGGAACAAGTACAATGATGGGAAGTTCTTTGACCCCACAAACAATGGTAGAGTATTAGGAAATGGTTTAACTGTTACCCCTAGCCAAAGCAAGAAATACACATTGGTTGATTTGGCAAATGATGCAAGGCCACTTTTGGTCTTTATCAATACCAGAAGTGGTGGGCAGCTTGGGCCTTCTCTTCACAGAAGGTTGAATATGCTACTAAATCCTGTTCAG GTCTTTGTATTGAGTGCTTCTCAAGGTCCTGAGGTAGGCCTGGAATTGTTCAAAAGTGTACCATATTTTAGAGTATTGGTATGTGGTGGGGATGGCACTGTTGCATGGGTCCTTGATGCTATAGAAAAACACAATTTTGAGTCACCTCCGCCAGTTGCAATTATTCCCCTAGGCACTGGAAATGATTTGTCCAGGGTACTGAATTGGGGAAGAGGCTTCTCTGCACTTGATGGACAAGGCGGGTTGACCATGCTTTTGCATGACATTAGCAATGCAGCAGTTACTATGCTAGATCGTTGGGAAGTTAAACTTGCAGAAGAAAACTCTGAAGGAAAACTTCAAATAGTGAAAACTAAATCCATGATGAACTACCTAG GCATTGGATGTGATGCAAAGGTCGCATATGAATTTCATGTTACACGAGAGATAAATCCTGAAAAATTTAGTAGTCAG TTTTTCAATAAATTACGATATGCGAAAGAAGGAGCGAGAGACATTATGGACAGAACTTGTGCTGACTTACCATGGCAAGTATGGCTTGAAGTTGATGGGAGAGACATTGAAATCCCCAAG GATTCGGAGGGCTTAATTGTGCTTAATATTGGGAGCTACATGGGTGGAGTAGATCTTTGGCAAAACGAATACGagcatgatgatgatgattttagtCTTCAATCCATGCATGATAAGATGCTTGAGGTAGTATGTGTTTGTGGAGCATGGCACCTAGGAAAACTTCAG GTCGGACTTTCACAAGCAAGAAGACTAGCTCAAGGTAAAGTTATCAAGATACACTCTTCCAGTCCTTTCCCAGTTCAAATAGACGGAGAGCCATTTATCCTACAACCAGGCTACATAGAGTTAACTCATCGTGGGCAG GTATTCATGTTGAGGAGGACTTCAGAAGACGAGCCTAAAGGGCAAGCAGCTGCTATAATGACAGAGGTATTATTAGAAGCCGAGTGCAAGGGCATTATTAATACATCTCAGAGAAAAGTTCTTCTCAAGGACATAGCCATCCATCTTTCTTAA
- the LOC140918625 gene encoding magnesium transporter MRS2-F-like, translated as MKKGTMGRMRNMVEEEMGKTARGVRRKGGGTAVKKSWMVVSETGESHVEDVDKHSIMRRTGLPARDLRVLDPALFHPSSILGRDKAIVVNVECVKAIITANQVFMINSTDPFFIRFLQDLQQRVPPNNNRTPSRTSNEMDGDCEEKPLLEDGSPLLQSGIDSNPPPEIFDHGTPISNIAVTTAPKKLPFEFRALEACIESACSVLEFETQRLEEEAYPALDELTSKISSLNLDV; from the exons atgaaaaaagGTACGATGGGTAGAATGAGAAATATGGTTGAGGAAGAGATGGGGAAAACAGCGAGAGGAGTTCGAAGAAAGGGTGGTGGAACTGCAGTGAAGAAGAGTTGGATGGTTGTATCAGAAACAGGGGAATCACACGTCGAGGATGTTGATAAACATTCTATCATGCGTAGAACAGGTTTACCCGCGCGTGACCTTAGAGTTCTAGATCCAGCCCTCTTCCACCCTTCTTCTATTCTAGGACGTGACAAAGCCATCGTTGTTAATGTAGAATGTGTTAAAGCTATCATCACTGCCAACCAAGTCTTCATGATTAATTCCACCGATCCTTTTTTTATTCGCTTCCTTCAAGATCTTCAGCAACGTGTTCCTCCTAACAACAATCGAACACCGTCACGG ACCAGCAATGAGATGGACGGTGATTGTGAAGAGAAACCTCTACTAGAAGATGGTTCACCTTTGTTGCAGAGTGGTATAGATTCAAATCCACCACCGGAAATTTTCGACCATGGTACACCGATTAGCAACATAGCTGTAACAACTGCTCCTAAGAAGTTACCTTTTGAGTTCAGAGCACTTGAAGCTTGTATTGAATCTGCTTGTTCTGTTCTTGAATTTGAG ACTCAGAGATTGGAAGAAGAGGCTTACCCTGCTTTGGATGAATTAACCTCTAAAATTAGCAGTCTCAATCTTGATGTGTAA
- the LOC101509854 gene encoding magnesium transporter MRS2-F-like, with product MAEMYLTQKLKASVSDLASVTEEYNSEVEDIDESDDSRSVRDKSYGIKPDVEELEMLLEAYFAQINGILQKLTSLSEYVDDTEDYINIMLDDKRNQLLRVSITLNTINMIANAGIVVVGLFGMNIHIDLFDGQPRQFWATTVGTLVGCVLLFLVYVWWGKQRYLLFQ from the exons ATGGCTGAAATGTACTTGACTCAAAAGCTTAAGGCTAGCGTATCGGACTTAGCATCAGTAACAGAAGAATACAACTCAGAAGTTGAAGATATAGATGAAAG TGATGATTCAAGATCGGTTAGAGACAAATCCTATGGTATTAAGCCGGATGTTGAGGAATTGGAAATGCTTTTAGAAGCATATTTTGCACAGATTAATGGAATCTTGCAAAAATTGACCAGT TTGAGTGAGTATGTAGATGATACAGAGGACTACATCAACATAATGTTAGATGATAAGAGAAATCAGCTTCTACGAGTATCAATAACATTGAACACAATAAACATGATAGCCAATGCGGGTATTGTGGTTGTTGGATTGTTTGGTATGAATATTCACATTGATCTCTTCGATGGCCAACCTCGTCAATTTTGGGCCACAACGGTTGGCACACTCGTAGGCTGTGTATTGTTATTCCTTGTTTATGTTTGGTGGGGTAAACAAAGATATTTGCTATTTCAATAG
- the LOC101510170 gene encoding magnesium transporter MRS2-F-like translates to MRNMVEEEMGKTATARGGRRRKGGGTAVKKSWMVVSETGESHVEDVDKHSIMRRTGLPARDLRVLDPALFHPSSILGRDKAIVVNVECVKAIITANQVFMINSTDPFFIRFLQDLQQRVPPNNNRTPSRTSNEMDGDCEEKPLLQDGSPLLQSGIDSNPPPEIFDHGTPISNIAVTTAPKKLPFEFRALEACIESACSVLEFETQRLEEETYPALDELTSKISSLNLDVAEMYLTQKLNASVSDLASVTEEYNSEVEDINESDDSRSVRDKSYGIKLDVEELEMLLEAYFAQINGILQKLTSLSEYVDDIEDYINIMLDDKRNQLLQVSITLNTINMIVNAGIVVVGLFCMNIHIDLFDGKPRQFWATTAGTLVGCILLFLVSVWWGKKRYLLSQ, encoded by the exons ATGAGAAATATGGTTGAGGAAGAGATGGGGAAAACAGCGACAGCGAGAGGAGGTCGTCGAAGAAAAGGTGGTGGAACTGCAGTGAAGAAGAGTTGGATGGTTGTATCAGAAACAGGGGAATCACACGTCGAGGATGTTGATAAACATTCTATCATGCGTAGAACAGGTTTACCCGCGCGTGACCTTAGAGTTCTAGATCCAGCCCTCTTCCACCCTTCTTCTATTCTAGGACGTGACAAAGCCATCGTTGTTAATGTAGAATGTGTTAAAGCTATCATCACTGCCAACCAAGTCTTCATGATTAATTCCACCGATCCTTTTTTTATTCGCTTCCTTCAAGATCTTCAGCAACGTGTTCCTCCTAACAACAATCGAACACCGTCACGG ACCAGCAATGAGATGGACGGTGATTGTGAAGAGAAACCTCTACTACAAGATGGTTCACCTTTGTTGCAGAGTGGTATAGATTCAAATCCACCACCGGAAATTTTCGACCATGGTACACCGATTAGCAACATAGCTGTAACAACTGCTCCTAAGAAGTTACCTTTTGAGTTCAGAGCACTTGAAGCTTGTATTGAATCTGCTTGTTCTGTTCTTGAATTTGAG ACTCAGAGATTGGAAGAAGAGACTTACCCTGCTTTGGATGAATTAACCTCTAAAATTAGCAGTCTCAATCTTGATGT GGCTGAAATGTACTTGACTCAAAAGCTTAATGCTAGCGTATCGGACTTAGCATCAGTAACAGAAGAATACAACTCAGAAGTTGAAGATATAAATGAAAG TGATGATTCAAGATCGGTGAGAGACAAGTCCTATGGTATTAAGCTGGATGTTGAGGAATTGGAGATGCTTTTAGAAGCATATTTTGCACAGATAAATGGAATCTTGCAAAAATTGACAAGT TTGAGTGAGTATGTAGATGATATAGAGGACTACATTAACATAATGTTGGATGATAAGAGAAATCAGCTTCTACAAGTATCAATAACATTGAACACAATAAACATGATAGTCAATGCGGGTATTGTGGTTGTTGGATTGTTTTGTATGAATATTCACATTGATCTCTTCGATGGCAAACCTCGTCAGTTTTGGGCCACAACTGCTGGCACACTCGTAGGCTGTATATTGTTATTCCTTGTTTCTGTTTGGTGGGGTAAAAAAAGATATTTGCTCTCTCAATAG
- the LOC101510494 gene encoding magnesium transporter MRS2-F-like isoform X2, which produces MKKGTMGRMRNMVEEEMGKTARGVRRKGGGTAVKKSWMVVSETGESHVEDVDKHSIMRRTGLPARDLRVLDPALFHPSSILGRDKAIVVNVECVKAIITANQVFMINSTDPFFIRFLQDLQQRVPPNNNRTPSRTSNEMDGDCEEKPLLEDGSPLLQSGIDSNPPPEIFDHGTPISNIAVTTAPKKLPFEFRALEACIESACSVLEFETQRLEEETYPALDELTSKISSLNLDRVRHIKNRLVTLSGRVQKIADQIEHLLDDDNDMAEMYLTQKLKASVSDLASVTEEYNSEVEDIDESDDSRSVRDKSYGIKPDVEELEMLLEAYFAQINGILQKLTSLSEYVDDTEDYINIMLDDKRNQLLRVSITLNTINMIANAGIVVVGLFGMNIHIDLFDGQPRQFWATTVGTLVGCVLLFLVYVWWGKQRYLLFQ; this is translated from the exons atgaaaaaagGTACGATGGGTAGAATGAGAAATATGGTTGAGGAAGAGATGGGGAAAACAGCGAGAGGAGTTCGAAGAAAGGGTGGTGGAACTGCAGTGAAGAAGAGTTGGATGGTTGTATCAGAAACAGGGGAATCACACGTCGAGGATGTTGATAAACATTCTATCATGCGTAGAACAGGTTTACCCGCGCGTGACCTTAGAGTTCTAGATCCAGCCCTCTTCCACCCTTCTTCTATTCTAGGACGTGACAAAGCCATCGTTGTTAATGTAGAATGTGTTAAAGCTATCATCACTGCCAACCAAGTCTTCATGATTAATTCCACCGATCCTTTTTTTATTCGCTTCCTTCAAGATCTTCAGCAACGTGTTCCTCCTAACAACAATCGAACACCGTCACGG ACCAGCAATGAGATGGACGGTGATTGTGAAGAGAAACCTCTACTAGAAGATGGTTCACCTTTGTTGCAGAGTGGTATAGATTCAAATCCACCACCGGAAATTTTCGACCATGGTACACCGATTAGCAACATAGCTGTAACAACTGCTCCTAAGAAGTTACCTTTTGAGTTCAGAGCACTTGAAGCTTGTATTGAATCTGCTTGTTCTGTTCTTGAATTTGAG ACTCAGAGATTGGAAGAAGAGACTTACCCTGCTTTGGATGAATTAACCTCTAAAATTAGCAGTCTCAATCTTGATCGTGTAAGGCACATCAAGAATCGTTTGGTTACACTTTCTGGTCGTGTGCAGAAG ATAGCAGATCAAATAGAACATTTATTGGATGATGATAATGACATGGCTGAAATGTACTTGACTCAAAAGCTTAAGGCTAGCGTATCGGACTTAGCATCAGTAACAGAAGAATACAACTCAGAAGTTGAAGATATAGATGAAAG TGATGATTCAAGATCGGTTAGAGACAAATCCTATGGTATTAAGCCGGATGTTGAGGAATTGGAAATGCTTTTAGAAGCATATTTTGCACAGATTAATGGAATCTTGCAAAAATTGACCAGT TTGAGTGAGTATGTAGATGATACAGAGGACTACATCAACATAATGTTAGATGATAAGAGAAATCAGCTTCTACGAGTATCAATAACATTGAACACAATAAACATGATAGCCAATGCGGGTATTGTGGTTGTTGGATTGTTTGGTATGAATATTCACATTGATCTCTTCGATGGCCAACCTCGTCAATTTTGGGCCACAACGGTTGGCACACTCGTAGGCTGTGTATTGTTATTCCTTGTTTATGTTTGGTGGGGTAAACAAAGATATTTGCTATTTCAATAG
- the LOC101510494 gene encoding magnesium transporter MRS2-F-like isoform X1 yields MKKGTMGRMRNMVEEEMGKTARGVRRKGGGTAVKKSWMVVSETGESHVEDVDKHSIMRRTGLPARDLRVLDPALFHPSSILGRDKAIVVNVECVKAIITANQVFMINSTDPFFIRFLQDLQQRVPPNNNRTPSRVLPFNYIYINEMDGDCEEKPLLEDGSPLLQSGIDSNPPPEIFDHGTPISNIAVTTAPKKLPFEFRALEACIESACSVLEFETQRLEEETYPALDELTSKISSLNLDRVRHIKNRLVTLSGRVQKIADQIEHLLDDDNDMAEMYLTQKLKASVSDLASVTEEYNSEVEDIDESDDSRSVRDKSYGIKPDVEELEMLLEAYFAQINGILQKLTSLSEYVDDTEDYINIMLDDKRNQLLRVSITLNTINMIANAGIVVVGLFGMNIHIDLFDGQPRQFWATTVGTLVGCVLLFLVYVWWGKQRYLLFQ; encoded by the exons atgaaaaaagGTACGATGGGTAGAATGAGAAATATGGTTGAGGAAGAGATGGGGAAAACAGCGAGAGGAGTTCGAAGAAAGGGTGGTGGAACTGCAGTGAAGAAGAGTTGGATGGTTGTATCAGAAACAGGGGAATCACACGTCGAGGATGTTGATAAACATTCTATCATGCGTAGAACAGGTTTACCCGCGCGTGACCTTAGAGTTCTAGATCCAGCCCTCTTCCACCCTTCTTCTATTCTAGGACGTGACAAAGCCATCGTTGTTAATGTAGAATGTGTTAAAGCTATCATCACTGCCAACCAAGTCTTCATGATTAATTCCACCGATCCTTTTTTTATTCGCTTCCTTCAAGATCTTCAGCAACGTGTTCCTCCTAACAACAATCGAACACCGTCACGGGTACTTccattcaattatatatatat CAATGAGATGGACGGTGATTGTGAAGAGAAACCTCTACTAGAAGATGGTTCACCTTTGTTGCAGAGTGGTATAGATTCAAATCCACCACCGGAAATTTTCGACCATGGTACACCGATTAGCAACATAGCTGTAACAACTGCTCCTAAGAAGTTACCTTTTGAGTTCAGAGCACTTGAAGCTTGTATTGAATCTGCTTGTTCTGTTCTTGAATTTGAG ACTCAGAGATTGGAAGAAGAGACTTACCCTGCTTTGGATGAATTAACCTCTAAAATTAGCAGTCTCAATCTTGATCGTGTAAGGCACATCAAGAATCGTTTGGTTACACTTTCTGGTCGTGTGCAGAAG ATAGCAGATCAAATAGAACATTTATTGGATGATGATAATGACATGGCTGAAATGTACTTGACTCAAAAGCTTAAGGCTAGCGTATCGGACTTAGCATCAGTAACAGAAGAATACAACTCAGAAGTTGAAGATATAGATGAAAG TGATGATTCAAGATCGGTTAGAGACAAATCCTATGGTATTAAGCCGGATGTTGAGGAATTGGAAATGCTTTTAGAAGCATATTTTGCACAGATTAATGGAATCTTGCAAAAATTGACCAGT TTGAGTGAGTATGTAGATGATACAGAGGACTACATCAACATAATGTTAGATGATAAGAGAAATCAGCTTCTACGAGTATCAATAACATTGAACACAATAAACATGATAGCCAATGCGGGTATTGTGGTTGTTGGATTGTTTGGTATGAATATTCACATTGATCTCTTCGATGGCCAACCTCGTCAATTTTGGGCCACAACGGTTGGCACACTCGTAGGCTGTGTATTGTTATTCCTTGTTTATGTTTGGTGGGGTAAACAAAGATATTTGCTATTTCAATAG